A portion of the Tenacibaculum todarodis genome contains these proteins:
- the efp gene encoding elongation factor P, whose amino-acid sequence MASTSDIKNGLCMRYNNDIYKVVEFLHVKPGKGPAFVRTKLKSVTNGKVIDNTFPSGRKIDDVRVETHKFQYLYNEGETFHFMNQQDYSQISLEKAALDSPELMKEGEIVTIIINAEDEMPLSVEMPASVILEVTATEPGVKGNTATNATKPATVETGASVNVPLFINEGDKIKVETTKGTYQERIKE is encoded by the coding sequence ATGGCAAGTACTTCAGATATTAAGAACGGATTATGTATGAGATATAACAACGATATTTATAAAGTTGTTGAGTTTTTACACGTAAAACCAGGAAAAGGACCAGCATTTGTAAGAACTAAATTAAAAAGTGTTACAAATGGTAAAGTAATAGATAATACATTTCCTTCAGGAAGAAAGATAGATGATGTTCGAGTAGAAACTCATAAATTTCAATATTTATATAATGAAGGTGAAACTTTTCACTTTATGAATCAACAAGATTATTCTCAAATTTCATTAGAAAAAGCAGCTTTAGACTCGCCAGAATTAATGAAGGAAGGAGAAATTGTAACTATTATTATTAATGCTGAAGACGAAATGCCTTTATCAGTAGAAATGCCAGCAAGTGTAATTTTAGAAGTTACAGCAACTGAGCCAGGTGTTAAAGGAAATACAGCAACAAATGCTACAAAACCAGCAACTGTAGAAACAGGAGCATCTGTAAATGTACCTTTATTTATCAATGAAGGAGATAAGATTAAGGTAGAAACAACAAAAGGAACTTACCAAGAACGTATTAAAGAATAA
- a CDS encoding UDP-3-O-(3-hydroxymyristoyl)glucosamine N-acyltransferase translates to MKFNQPQTLQQIASLIEAEFVGASNFSITGINEIHVVENGDIVFVDHPKYYDKALASNATTILINKEVACPEGKSLLISDDPFRDFNKITKHFNPFIASKSTISETAIIGEGTIIQPNVFIGDNVSIGKNCVIHPNVTIYSGSIIGNNVTIHANTVLGADAFYYKNRPEGYDKLLSGGRVVLKNNVDLGASCTIDRGVTGNTTIGEGTKIDNQVHIGHDTVIGKKCLIASQTGIAGCVVIEDEVTMWGQVGMASGITIGKGAVIQAQSGISKSLEGGKSYFGYPAEEVRTKLRELATIKRIVKDFNKK, encoded by the coding sequence ATGAAATTCAACCAACCACAAACATTGCAACAAATTGCTTCTTTAATTGAAGCTGAATTTGTTGGTGCATCAAATTTTTCTATAACTGGAATTAATGAAATTCATGTTGTTGAAAATGGGGATATTGTTTTTGTAGATCATCCAAAGTATTATGATAAAGCGTTAGCATCTAATGCTACCACAATACTTATCAATAAAGAAGTAGCTTGCCCAGAAGGTAAAAGTTTACTAATTTCTGATGATCCTTTTCGTGATTTTAATAAAATAACAAAACATTTCAATCCATTTATAGCTTCAAAAAGTACAATTTCTGAAACTGCAATTATTGGAGAAGGAACAATAATTCAGCCAAATGTTTTTATTGGAGATAATGTTTCCATAGGAAAAAACTGTGTTATTCATCCAAACGTAACTATTTACAGTGGTTCTATAATTGGAAATAATGTAACTATACATGCAAATACGGTTTTAGGAGCTGATGCTTTTTATTATAAAAATAGACCAGAAGGTTATGATAAATTGCTTTCAGGCGGACGAGTTGTACTTAAAAATAATGTAGATTTAGGAGCTTCTTGTACAATTGATAGAGGCGTAACTGGAAATACAACTATCGGAGAAGGAACCAAAATAGATAATCAAGTTCATATTGGGCATGATACCGTTATTGGTAAAAAATGTTTAATAGCGTCGCAAACAGGTATTGCTGGTTGTGTTGTAATTGAAGATGAAGTTACTATGTGGGGACAAGTTGGTATGGCAAGCGGAATTACAATTGGTAAAGGCGCGGTTATACAAGCACAGTCTGGAATTAGTAAGTCTTTAGAAGGCGGAAAATCTTATTTTGGTTATCCTGCAGAAGAAGTTAGAACAAAATTAAGAGAGCTTGCAACAATTAAAAGAATTGTAAAAGATTTCAATAAAAAATAA
- the lpxA gene encoding acyl-ACP--UDP-N-acetylglucosamine O-acyltransferase, with translation MNQPLAYVHPQAKIARNVVIEPFTTIHANVTIGSGTWIGSNVTIMEGARIGKNCRIFPGAVISAIPQDLKFDDEDTTVEIGDNVTIRECVTINRGTADRMKTKIGDNCLIMAYCHIAHDCIVGDNCIFSNNSTLAGHVTIGDNVVLAGMVAVHQFASVGQHAFVTGGSLVRKDVPPFVKSAREPLSYVGINSVGLRRRGFTTEKIREIQNIYRILFQQNYNYTQAIDIIEAEMEATPERDEIIHFIKNSHRGIMKGYFKAN, from the coding sequence ATGAATCAACCATTAGCATACGTTCATCCACAAGCAAAAATAGCTAGAAACGTTGTAATAGAACCATTTACAACAATACACGCAAACGTTACTATTGGTTCAGGAACATGGATTGGTTCTAATGTTACCATAATGGAAGGTGCAAGGATTGGTAAAAATTGTAGAATTTTTCCAGGAGCTGTAATTTCTGCTATTCCTCAAGATTTAAAGTTTGACGACGAAGACACAACGGTAGAAATTGGAGACAATGTAACTATCCGTGAATGTGTAACGATAAATAGGGGAACTGCTGATAGAATGAAAACCAAAATTGGTGATAATTGTTTAATTATGGCATATTGCCATATTGCTCATGATTGTATTGTTGGTGATAATTGTATTTTTTCTAACAATTCAACTTTAGCAGGTCACGTAACAATTGGAGATAACGTTGTTTTAGCTGGTATGGTTGCTGTGCATCAATTTGCATCAGTTGGCCAACACGCATTTGTAACTGGAGGTTCTTTGGTAAGAAAAGACGTTCCACCATTTGTAAAATCGGCAAGAGAACCATTATCTTATGTTGGTATTAATTCCGTTGGATTAAGAAGACGCGGATTTACAACAGAAAAAATTAGAGAAATTCAGAATATATATAGAATTTTATTTCAACAAAACTATAACTATACCCAAGCTATAGATATTATTGAAGCAGAAATGGAGGCAACTCCAGAACGTGACGAAATTATTCATTTCATAAAAAACTCACATAGAGGAATTATGAAAGGATACTTTAAAGCAAATTAA
- the sucD gene encoding succinate--CoA ligase subunit alpha — MSVLVNKDSKIIVQGFTGSEGTFHAGQMIDYGTNVVGGVTPGKGGQEHLGKPVFNTVDNAVKEVGADTSIIFVPPAFAADAIMESAEAGIKVIICITEGIPTADMVKVKAYIDSLEDCRLVGPNCPGVITPDEAKVGIMPGFIFKKGKVGIVSKSGTLTYEAADQVVKQGFGITTAIGIGGDPIIGTTTKEAVELLMNDEDTEAIVMIGEIGGNLEAEAAQWIKADGNRKPVVGFIAGQTAPAGRTMGHAGAIVGGADDTAQAKMKILAENGVHVVSSPAKIGEMVAKVLA; from the coding sequence ATGAGTGTTTTAGTAAATAAAGATTCAAAAATTATAGTACAAGGTTTTACTGGTAGTGAAGGAACTTTTCACGCAGGTCAAATGATAGATTACGGTACCAATGTTGTTGGTGGTGTAACTCCAGGTAAAGGAGGGCAAGAACACTTAGGTAAACCAGTTTTTAACACTGTAGATAATGCAGTTAAAGAAGTTGGAGCAGATACTTCAATTATTTTTGTACCACCAGCTTTTGCTGCTGATGCAATTATGGAATCTGCAGAAGCAGGTATCAAAGTAATTATTTGTATTACAGAAGGAATTCCTACTGCTGATATGGTAAAGGTAAAAGCCTATATCGATAGTTTAGAAGACTGTAGATTAGTTGGACCTAACTGTCCAGGAGTTATTACTCCAGATGAAGCTAAAGTTGGTATTATGCCAGGTTTTATCTTTAAGAAAGGTAAAGTTGGTATTGTTTCTAAATCTGGTACTTTAACGTATGAAGCTGCAGACCAAGTTGTAAAACAAGGTTTTGGAATTACTACTGCGATTGGTATTGGTGGAGATCCAATTATTGGAACAACTACAAAAGAAGCTGTAGAGTTATTAATGAATGATGAAGACACTGAAGCAATTGTTATGATTGGTGAAATTGGTGGAAATCTTGAAGCAGAAGCTGCACAATGGATTAAAGCTGATGGAAACAGAAAACCAGTTGTAGGTTTTATCGCAGGACAAACTGCACCAGCAGGAAGAACAATGGGTCATGCCGGAGCAATTGTTGGTGGAGCTGATGATACAGCACAAGCAAAAATGAAAATATTAGCTGAAAACGGAGTACACGTTGTAAGCTCTCCAGCTAAAATTGGAGAAATGGTTGCTAAAGTATTAGCGTAA
- the lpxD gene encoding UDP-3-O-(3-hydroxymyristoyl)glucosamine N-acyltransferase: protein MKFTAKQIADILEGEIVGNPNQEVSTISKIEEGEKGSLTFLSNPKYNPFIYTTNASAVIVNKSFIPEKEVTATLIKVKNAYKSFSKLLEFYNEAKNNKSGREEPHFIAKSAKIGKEEYIGAFAYIGENVSIGKNVKIYPNSYIGDNVTIGDNCTFFSGVKIYSDTIIGNNCKFHSGVIVGSDGFGFAPDDKGEYKAIPHIGNVIIEDNVDIGAATTIDRATFGATIIRKGVKLDNQIQIAHNVVIGKNTVIASQTGVAGSTKIGENCMIGGQVGIVGHLTLGNNLKIQAQSGISKNLKDGEKVQGSPAMSYSDYFKSYALFKNLPKIAKVVNNIEKELKTQNISNE, encoded by the coding sequence ATGAAATTTACAGCCAAACAAATAGCAGATATATTAGAAGGAGAAATAGTTGGTAATCCTAATCAAGAGGTTTCTACAATTTCTAAAATTGAAGAAGGAGAAAAAGGTTCTTTAACCTTTCTATCTAACCCTAAATATAACCCTTTCATTTACACTACAAATGCATCTGCAGTTATTGTAAACAAAAGCTTTATACCAGAAAAGGAAGTTACAGCAACACTTATAAAAGTTAAGAATGCTTATAAATCTTTTTCAAAATTATTAGAGTTTTATAACGAAGCAAAAAATAATAAATCGGGTAGAGAAGAACCTCACTTTATAGCAAAATCAGCTAAAATAGGCAAAGAAGAATATATTGGAGCATTTGCTTACATCGGTGAAAATGTATCTATTGGTAAAAATGTTAAGATTTATCCTAACTCTTATATTGGAGATAATGTAACTATTGGAGATAATTGTACATTTTTTTCTGGCGTTAAAATATATTCAGATACTATAATTGGAAATAACTGTAAATTCCATTCAGGAGTAATAGTTGGTTCAGATGGTTTTGGATTTGCACCGGATGATAAAGGAGAATATAAAGCAATACCGCATATTGGTAATGTTATTATTGAAGACAATGTAGATATTGGTGCTGCAACCACAATAGATAGAGCAACTTTTGGCGCTACAATTATAAGAAAGGGCGTAAAATTAGATAACCAAATTCAAATTGCTCATAATGTTGTAATAGGAAAGAATACTGTAATTGCTTCTCAAACAGGAGTTGCAGGTTCTACTAAAATTGGAGAAAATTGTATGATTGGTGGTCAAGTAGGTATTGTTGGGCACTTAACTTTAGGTAACAACTTAAAGATACAAGCACAATCAGGAATTTCTAAGAACTTAAAAGATGGTGAAAAAGTGCAAGGTAGTCCAGCAATGAGTTATTCTGATTACTTTAAAAGTTATGCGCTTTTTAAAAATTTACCTAAAATAGCAAAAGTAGTTAATAACATAGAAAAAGAGTTGAAGACTCAAAATATAAGCAATGAGTAA
- a CDS encoding bifunctional UDP-3-O-[3-hydroxymyristoyl] N-acetylglucosamine deacetylase/3-hydroxyacyl-ACP dehydratase: protein MSKKQKTIQNEITLSGVGLHTGNNVTMTLKPAPANYGYAFMRVDLEGQPTIEAKAEYVTNTQRGTNLEKNGVQIQTSEHVLAAAVGLEIDNLLIEINASEPPIMDGSSKFFVEALEKAGIKELEASVEEYVVKEIISYKDEESGSEIILMPSDEYQVTTMVDFGTKILGTQNATLDHISDFKEEISAARTFSFLHEIEMLLENDLIKGGDLNNAIVYVDKELSESTMQRLKKAFNKEDIKVKSNGILDNLDLHWANEAARHKLLDVIGDLALVGTRIKGKVIANKPGHLVNTMFAKKLAKLIKQEKRNNVPKFDLHQPPLLDIHQIMDILPHRPPFLLIDRIIELTDTHVVGMKNVTMNENFFVGHFPGAPVMPGVLQVEAMAQCGGVLVLNTVPDPENYLTFFMKMDNVKFKQKVLPGDTLIFKCELITPIRRGICHMQAYAYANGKIVAEAELMAQIAKKK from the coding sequence ATGAGTAAGAAGCAAAAAACAATACAAAACGAAATAACGTTATCTGGAGTAGGATTACATACAGGTAACAACGTAACAATGACCCTTAAACCTGCGCCTGCAAACTATGGTTATGCATTTATGCGTGTAGATTTAGAAGGACAACCAACAATTGAAGCTAAAGCAGAGTATGTTACTAACACACAACGTGGAACAAACTTAGAAAAAAACGGAGTTCAAATACAAACTTCAGAACACGTTTTAGCTGCAGCAGTTGGTTTAGAAATAGACAATCTATTAATTGAAATAAATGCTTCAGAACCACCAATTATGGATGGTTCTTCTAAGTTTTTTGTTGAAGCTCTTGAAAAAGCAGGAATAAAAGAATTAGAAGCTTCTGTAGAAGAATATGTTGTAAAAGAAATAATATCTTACAAAGATGAAGAATCTGGAAGTGAAATAATTTTAATGCCTTCAGATGAGTATCAAGTTACAACTATGGTAGATTTTGGTACTAAAATTTTAGGTACTCAAAATGCTACTTTAGATCATATTTCAGATTTTAAAGAAGAAATTTCTGCGGCAAGAACTTTTAGTTTTTTACATGAAATAGAAATGCTTTTAGAAAACGACCTTATTAAAGGAGGTGATTTAAATAACGCAATTGTATATGTTGATAAAGAATTATCTGAATCTACAATGCAACGACTTAAAAAAGCATTTAATAAAGAAGATATTAAAGTTAAGTCTAACGGAATATTAGATAACTTAGATTTACATTGGGCAAATGAAGCTGCAAGACACAAATTATTAGATGTAATAGGAGATTTAGCTTTAGTAGGAACTCGTATTAAAGGTAAAGTTATAGCAAATAAACCAGGGCATTTAGTAAATACCATGTTTGCTAAAAAATTAGCGAAACTAATAAAACAGGAAAAACGTAATAACGTACCAAAGTTCGATTTACATCAACCGCCTTTATTAGATATCCATCAAATTATGGATATTCTTCCACACAGACCACCATTTTTATTAATTGATAGGATTATAGAATTAACAGATACTCACGTGGTTGGTATGAAAAATGTTACAATGAATGAAAATTTCTTTGTTGGACATTTTCCAGGAGCACCAGTAATGCCAGGAGTTTTACAAGTTGAAGCAATGGCACAATGTGGTGGAGTTTTAGTGTTGAATACTGTACCAGATCCAGAAAATTATTTAACATTCTTCATGAAAATGGACAATGTTAAATTCAAGCAAAAAGTACTTCCAGGAGATACTTTAATTTTTAAATGTGAGTTAATTACACCTATTAGAAGAGGAATTTGTCACATGCAAGCCTATGCTTATGCCAACGGAAAAATAGTTGCAGAAGCAGAATTAATGGCGCAAATAGCAAAAAAGAAATAA